A genomic window from Henningerozyma blattae CBS 6284 chromosome 3, complete genome includes:
- the IRC25 gene encoding Irc25p (similar to Saccharomyces cerevisiae YLR021W; ancestral locus Anc_5.199), with product MYQVETTVELPKELFPQKTDIRSSQLTIEAVHFINQVLIQIRYNGEMNTTYEISPKSMNTIKNPTMGFGNSVDYFQDDADESQQSFPNHLANYQITTRLGNSNDMKLPVICTEIAELYSKIILPSNVDELETIDSPLNRTFMITMSTKLWYDNVEESDITTNRDFQKLIFVLKTIREMYKI from the coding sequence ATGTATCAAGTAGAAACAACAGTAGAGTTACCCAAAGAATTATTTCCACAAAAAACGGATATCAGAAGTTCACAATTGACCATTGAAGCTGTTCATTTCATCAATCAagttttaattcaaatcagGTATAATGGTGAAATGAATACTACATATGAAATCAGCCCTAAGAGTATGaatacaataaaaaatcCTACAATGGGCTTTGGAAATTCTGTGGATTATTTTCAGGATGATGCTGATGAAAGCCAGCAGTCGTTCCCTAATCATTTAGccaattatcaaattacTACAAGATTAGGTAATAGTAATGACATGAAATTACCTGTTATTTGTACAGAGATAGCGGAGTTATATAGCAAGATTATATTACCCTCTAATGTAGATGAATTGGAAACCATAGATTCTCCATTGAACCGTACTTTCATGATAACGATGAGCACAAAATTATGGTACGATAATGTAGAAGAAAGTGATATTACTACAAATAGAGATTTTCAGAAATTGATCTTCGTCTTGAAAACTATTAGAGAGATGTATAAGATATAA
- the PSR2 gene encoding putative phosphatase (similar to Saccharomyces cerevisiae PSR1 (YLL010C) and PSR2 (YLR019W); ancestral locus Anc_5.202) produces MFCCSSHPDDEPVRNNGNAKSVAKNNIQNSKSIATSTAVSIGTPNNRNVLASSSKSKSSDYDGSMLKKDANNNTTSTSNLNENNESHASHNNNSAKKQLDPYTISQLKNINITTTTTTANADDEDLNLDREEENHIRKKSKQHHKHSHDKHSNKNKTHHNKTKKKIRTSKIDKNDDFDDEYYADTEVKVNQDDLKKELDDEEDFYNADNSSVSTSHEINSSLLEKSQHTPHAGENSTMVDEESNINKGDNNNIQNDNNNNIIVNNNPNDNLQGSLGGDSDYILDLTALQPDQYHAPGCSSLLPPKDSKDKHKKCLILDLDETLVHSSFKFINNPDFILPIEIEDGQIHNVYVIKRPGVDRFLREVKKWYEIVIFTASLSRYANPLLDLLDKDHNLINHRLFRDACYNYENNFIKNLSQIGRPLHDIIILDNSPASYIFHPQHAIPISSWFSDTHDNELIDILPLLKDLSHVSVDDVGKILDVTI; encoded by the coding sequence ATGTTTTGCTGTAGCTCTCACCCTGATGATGAGCCTGTGAGAAATAATGGCAATGCCAAGAGCGTTGCCAAGAATAATATCCAAAATAGCAAATCCATAGCTACTTCTACAGCAGTGTCAATTGGTACTCCGAATAATAGGAATGTCTTAGCTTCTAGTTCGAAGTCTAAGTCCAGTGACTATGATGGTTCTATGCTAAAAAAGGAcgcaaataataataccacCTCTACCTCTAATTTGAacgaaaataatgaaagtCACGCAAGTcataacaataatagtgCCAAGAAGCAATTAGATCCATATACAATTtcacaattgaaaaatataaacataACTACTACTACAACTACCGCTAATGCggatgatgaagatttgaatttggaTCGGGAAGAAGAAAACCATATTAGGAAGAAATCTAAACAGCATCATAAGCATTCTCATGATAAacattctaataaaaacaaaactcATCACAAtaaaacgaaaaaaaaaattagaacttctaaaattgataaaaatgaCGATTTTGATGATGAGTATTATGCAGACACAGAGGTTAAAGTGAATCAAGACGATTTAAAGAAAGAGCtcgatgatgaagaagatttttATAATGCAGACAACAGTTCCGTTAGTACCTCTCACGAAATTAATAgttcattattagaaaagtCACAGCATACTCCTCATGCAGGTGAAAATTCAACTATGGTAGATGAagaatcaaatataaataaaggtgataataataatattcagaatgataacaacaataatatcattgtaaataataatccaaatgaTAATCTACAAGGTAGTCTTGGAGGTGATAGTGACTATATATTAGATTTGACCGCACTTCAACCAGATCAGTATCATGCACCAGGTTGTAGCTCTTTATTACCGCCAAAGGATTCAAAGGATAAGCATAAAAAATGTTTGATTCTTGATTTAGATGAAACTTTAGTTCATTctagttttaaatttattaataatccGGACTTTATTTTACCAatagaaattgaagatgGTCAAATACATAACGTATATGTCATTAAGAGACCTGGCGTTGATAGGTTTTTAAGAGAAGTGAAAAAATGGTATGAAATTGTAATCTTTACTGCAAGTTTGTCTCGTTATGCAAACCCTTTGTTGGATTTATTAGACAAAGATCATAACTTGATCAATCATAGATTATTTAGAGACGCATGTTataattatgaaaataattttataaaaaatttatcacAAATTGGTAGGCCATTacatgatattattattttagaCAACTCACCTGCATCTTATATCTTTCATCCACAACATGCCATTCCAATATCATCATGGTTTTCTGATACTcatgataatgaattgattGATATATTAcctttattaaaagatttatcaCACGTTTCAGTTGATGATGTTGGGAAGATCTTGGATGTAACGATATGA
- the TBLA0C06060 gene encoding uncharacterized protein (similar to Saccharomyces cerevisiae YEH1 (YLL012W) and YEH2 (YLR020C); ancestral locus Anc_5.200) has product MRHTVRSYVTNCVAFVITSAFLSIMYILGLRKYFYAIKDDNEPYDNFENNSQNPYPRKEFLPRISNATLMENKDSNFKESNIIYDRKITTTPQFSIKDNLNNTNDDMKGHELIFDIEYYFRNHMNIEIEKFEVETQDGFIIDLWHLKNEKEPSGKHPILYIHGLMQSGASIASSCEDSIAYFLYNNGLDVWLGNNRCGFYPKWSKNIKDHKAKWNWDINEMVKYDLRALIDTVLEKTEKERLTLICHSQGTTQCFMGLVNGEKIFKDNYQIMDKVDNLIALAPAVYPGDIINNRLFMNFMSLGINYNWVFGTREFLPIMMLAKMYFTSIRFFSFTSYFMFNYLFDWNDRLWDPKLRDVHFIFSPVYVSVKLMRWWLGNSPTSFKNNSQNIFPFKRQWFNRNVNEDGKTNHLPNILLFVPRQDKLVDGESLIHHFINYENDVNYKVWYIDEYSHMDVLWATDVIERVGKPILQSMIIPNDTIEA; this is encoded by the coding sequence atgcGTCACACAGTTCGATCCTATGTAACCAATTGCGTTGCATTTGTCATTACAAGTgcatttttatcaataatgTATATACTTGGTCTaaggaaatatttttatgctataaaagatgataatgaaCCTTATGATAATTTTGAGAATAACTCACAAAATCCATACCCAAGAAAAGAGTTTTTACCACGTATATCCAATGCAACGTTAatggaaaataaagattcgAACTTTAAGGAATccaatattatatatgaTCGTAAAATAACTACGACACctcaattttcaattaaagataatCTAAACAATACGAATGACGATATGAAGGGACATGAATTGATATTTGatatagaatattattttagaaatcatatgaatattgaaattgaaaaatttgaagtGGAAACACAAGATggatttattattgatttgtGGCATTTGAAAAACGAAAAAGAACCTTCAGGTAAGCATCCGATCTTATACATCCATGGATTAATGCAAAGTGGTGCGTCGATAGCTTCCAGTTGTGAAGATTCTATAGCATATTTCCTGTATAATAATGGGTTAGATGTTTGGCTTGGTAATAATAGATGTGGCTTTTATCCAAAATGgagtaaaaatattaaagatcaTAAGGCAAAATGGAATTGGGATATTAATGAGATGGTTAAATATGACTTAAGAGCATTGATTGATACAGTATTGGAAAAGACAGAAAAGGAAAGATTAACTTTAATATGTCATTCACAAGGTACAACTCAATGTTTTATGGGACTTGTAAATGGTGAgaaaatctttaaagacaattatcaaattatgGATAAAGTAGACAATCTTATTGCTCTAGCACCTGCTGTATATCCAGGtgatataattaataataggtTATTCATGAATTTTATGTCTTTAGGTATCAACTATAATTGGGTTTTCGGAACGAGAGAATTTCTGCCTATTATGATGCTCGCTAAGATGTATTTTACGAgtattagatttttttcGTTTACCTCTTATTTTATgttcaattatttatttgattggAATGATAGATTATGGGATCCAAAATTAAGAGATGttcattttatattttcgCCAGTATATGTGTCTGTAAAATTAATGAGATGGTGGTTGGGTAATTCTCCAacttcatttaaaaataattctcaGAACATTTTTCCATTTAAAAGGCAATGGTTTAATAGAAATGTGAATGAGGATGGTAAGACTAATCATttaccaaatattttattatttgtaccAAGACAAGATAAATTAGTAGACGGAGAAAgtctaattcatcattttattaattatgaaaatgatgTTAATTATAAAGTATGGTATATTGATGAATATTCTCATATGGATGTACTTTGGGCTACTGATGTTATCGAAAGAGTTGGTAAACCAATTTTGCAAAGCATGATAATTCCAAACGATACAATTGAAGCataa
- the SDO1 gene encoding guanine nucleotide exchange factor SDO1 (similar to Saccharomyces cerevisiae SDO1 (YLR022C); ancestral locus Anc_5.198): MPINQPSGQIKLTNVSLVRLRKNKKRFEIACYQNKVQDYRKGIEKDIDEVLQIHQVFLNVSKGQAAPKDDLLKCFNTADMDEIIMEILKKGEIQLSEKERQLMLTKINNEMLTIISAKCINPNSKKRYPPTMIHKALMQLKFSPVVNKPAKLQALEAIKLLINKQVIPIVRAKMRIKVVNNNSQLSGDDISKLENLFLTKNITEDPAWVCTGLVDPVSYRDLVTLCEGKSILQVLDMAVIDDSDDKN; the protein is encoded by the coding sequence ATGCCAATCAACCAACCTTCTGGTCAAATCAAATTAACTAATGTTTCTTTAGTTagattaagaaaaaataaaaaaagatttgaaattgcttgttatcaaaataaagTTCAAGACTATCGTAAAGGGATTGAGAAAGATATCGATGAAGTATTACAAATTCATCAAGTATTTTTGAATGTATCCAAAGGTCAAGCTGCACCAAAAGACGATTTACTAAAATGTTTTAACACTGCTGATATGGATGAGATAATTATGGAAATTCTGAAAAAGGGtgaaattcaattatctgaaaaagaaagacAATTAATGCTaactaaaattaataatgaaatgcTAACAATAATTAGTGCTAAATGTATAAATcctaattctaaaaaaagatatccACCAACTATGATTCATAAAGCATTAATGCAATTAAAATTCTCTCCAGTGGTTAATAAACCTGCAAAATTGCAAGCATTAGAagcaattaaattattaattaataaacaaGTTATCCCAATTGTTAGGGCTAAAATGAGAATCAAGgttgtaaataataatagccAGCTAAGTGGAGATGATATCTCTAAGCTTGaaaatttgtttttgactaaaaatattacagaAGATCCAGCATGGGTGTGTACTGGTTTAGTAGATCCAGTTAGTTATAGAGATTTAGTTACATTATGTGAAGGTAAATCTATCCTACAAGTATTGGATATGGCTGTTATTGATGATAgtgatgataaaaattga
- the POM34 gene encoding Pom34p (similar to Saccharomyces cerevisiae POM34 (YLR018C); ancestral locus Anc_5.203), which yields MAVNDFHNASVFSSNRLNSLRNDPSNMSSMNKPFNTPSKPISKDKFTSIKDTLIKESPRYLKSISTDPIFQNDTSNLTGNENPFNSNNQDNLGTFNNIKLLDDNSNNNNTISNNMNIASPIDSLNFYNLSHMSNNTSSNYEVLPERNITSDSQSQDNNINVVNNIQNELTLGSYENPILKKLSHRTINKEFELQKIIASTLILAMLSIIIKFIKLFIHHSKYGIKLYLLPSDATSINLQFNAFNTDINIHFNFRYDINYDKIYFLIQCILVLNILISLWKLSKNVKYDDLKLSKHQMELLGLNDRNSKNYKRSQLSKYNDRRKSQTKPHMIQLNRNIHYSNSNQRQQHELTSVTTKSGNLNETPYLFKSLMTPSKLKEFQSNKQTTSSSAFQRQPYSHINNNSNFQRTMFNNLAYNNGTNNNNATIINNNSSNNPMITGSNLFGNSNNNNTNFNIHNSISTPNTNSNGTSIAYIPSSKYTYMMNTPTPKKI from the coding sequence ATGGCAGTAAATGATTTCCATAATGCAAGTGTGTTTAGTAGTAATCGCTTAAATAGCTTACGCAATGATCCATCAAACATGTCGAGTATGAATAAGCCATTCAATACTCCATCCAAaccaatttcaaaagataaatttacCTCTATTAAAGATACTTTGATTAAAGAGTCTCCTagatatttaaaatctaTTTCTACGGACCctattttccaaaatgaTACGTCTAATTTAACTGGTAATGAAAATCCtttcaattctaataatcaagataatttaggaactttcaataatattaaattactCGATgacaatagtaataataataacactaTTAGTAACAACATGAATATAGCATCACCTAttgattctttaaatttctataatttaAGCCACATGTCTAACAATACGTCATCGAATTATGAAGTATTACCagaaagaaatattacTAGTGATAGCCAATCccaagataataatattaatgttGTTAATAATATCCAAAATGAATTAACTTTAGGTAGTTATGAAAATcctattttgaaaaaattatctcatagaacaattaataaagaatttgaattacaaaaaattattgctAGTACATTAATCTTAGCTATgttatcaattattataaaatttattaaattatttattcatcattcaaaatatgggataaaattatatcttTTGCCAAGTGATGCCACTTCAATCAATTTACAGTTTAATGCATTCAACacagatattaatatacaTTTTAATTTCAGGTATGATATCAATTATGATAAGATTTactttttaattcaatgtATTTTAGttcttaatattttgatttctcTTTGgaaattatctaaaaaCGTTAAAtatgatgatttaaaattatcgAAACACCAAATGGAATTATTGGGCTTAAATGATcgtaattcaaaaaattataaaagatCCCAGctatcaaaatataatgataGAAGAAAATCACAAACTAAACCACATATGATCCaattaaatagaaatattcattattcaaattccaATCAACGTCAACAACATGAATTAACCTCTGTAACCACTAAGAGTGGAAATTTGAATGAAACTCCTTATTTgtttaaatctttaatgaCCCCAAGtaaattgaaagaatttcaatcaaataaacaaaCTACATCCTCATCTGCATTTCAAAGACAACCATACTCCcatattaataacaattcGAATTTCCAAAGAACAATGTTTAATAATCTAGCTTATAACAATGGCacgaataataataatgcgaccattattaataataatagtagtaataaTCCTATGATAACAGGATCGAATTTATTTGgcaattcaaataataataatactaattttaatattcataattcaatatcaaCACCAAAcacaaattcaaatggtACATCAATTGCATATATCCCAAGCAGTAAATATACGTATATGATGAATACACCAACTCCAAAGAAGATATGA